CCCGCAAATGGGACGCCAAGAACATCGGCCGCTTCATGGTCTGGATAGGCCCCACCTCATCCATCTTCGACATAACCACCTATGCGCTCATGTGGTTTGTCTTTGGAGCAACCAGCGTCGAGATGCAGTCGCTCTTCCAGTCCGGCTGGTTTGTTGAGGGCCTTCTTTCACAGACCCTCGTGGTGCACATGCTGCGCACAAGAAAAATCCCCTTTGTGCAAAGCACCGCCGCGCTCCCGGTCTTGCTGCTCACAGGAACCGTCATGGCGCTCGGCATATACATGCCCTTCTCCGGGCTCGGCGAACTGGTGGGACTCGAACCCCTGCCCTGGAGCTACTTTCCCTGGCTGGCGGGCACCCTGCTGTGCTACTGCGTCGTGGCGCAGGCCATGAAGGTGGTGTATATCCGCAAGTTCGGCCGCTGGTTCTAGGAAACGCTGATTTATTTCGTTTGGCGGCGTTGCTCCGTTTTTTTGAAACAGTCGAGGACGAAAGAGTCCACTCCTGCTTCAAAAAAAGGTCGCGCCTTGCCAAACAAAATAACTGCGCGTTTCCAGGAGGCTCTTTATTCAGTGCTTCCTTAGCAATAGGGAACATGGTGCAATGCTGTGTGGGGGAAAGAATGCTGTGTGGGGGAGGGACCCTTTTGTAAAAGGGTCTCCTCCCCCACGCCCCCTCCCCCTAAAACTTTTATCGTATGGTAGTATTGAACTGAAAAACCCGGCAATTCCTGTTGGAATTGCCGGGACAGAACTATAAAGGGGCCGCAATGCGGCCCCTCACGCGTTTCACTTCAGTACATGTACGGTTGCCCTGGCCGCAGCCTGTAGCTCTGCTGCGGACAGATATGCTGCGAGAGCAAGCTCTTCGCACCCGGAGGGCTAGACAGTGTCTAATCCTGCTCAAGCTCGTGCTTGAGCCAGGACTTAACTTCAGGAGTCGGCGCGCTGATGCCTCGCCAGTCGCCATGCTCCTTACGAAATTCAGCCATAAGATTCTTGGGCAGCGGCAGGCTGATGAGATCGTCAGCCCTTTCGGAGTTGCGCCGAACCAGCCGCACCATGGGGGGACTCTGCCAGCTGTCCACAACAAAATAGTGGGCCACATCGTCCTTGGAACGAACCGGAGGATACTCCGAATGCCAGTCATTATTGCCCCATTCAAGGTACATGGTTACAGCATGCTCCGGGGTCAGGTTCCAGTCTATATCGTAAAGTGCAAAGTCCTTTAGTTGCGACATGGCGTCCTCCTCATTGGTCTTGTTCTATTAATAATCATTCTTGAAAGCCTTGGCAAGTCATGCTGACCGCAAAAAGTCTCAACCTGCTGGCAATGCTGCTGAATTCATGTGACAATTTATTATTAAAATAGTACGTTAGATCGTGGCTTAATGAAAGGTCGTGGCAACAGTATATTTTCAAAATCCAAACACGCCTGCCCGCGCCTGTTTGCGTGAACCGGCAGTCTCTTTATGCCAGCCCTCGCCGTGACCACGAACCCTGCTCACGTGGCACAGCGTGCCGGAAACACACTGTGTTGTCCCATGTGCAGCTTTTTTCCGCTGTCTCACTGGTCACAAAAGCCTGAAACTTTCACACGGTCACGCACCCCGCCGACCGATGGCATACGCGAAGGAGGTTGGCGGCGCATGCGGGTCTGCCCGCCCCCTTTGTGCAAGATATATCAGTAAGACGAAGGCTCTATTGCCCGCCAACTCTGGCTATGCTACCCCATAAGAGTAATAGTAACGTTAACCGTCAATTGCGGAGCTATCTATGGTTATGACAATCCGAGAGGCAACCTTCAAGCTTTTGCGCCAACTGGGCCTTACCACCATCTTTGGCAATCCCGGCTCCACGGAAGAAACTTTTCTTAAAGATTTCCCCAAAGACTTCCGCTATATACATACGCTTCATGAAGCTTCCGCCGTCGGCGCCGCTGACGGCTACGCCCAGGCCACCCGCAGGCCGGCGCTGGTGAATCTGCACACCTCGGCCGGAGTGTGCAATGCCATGAGCAATATTCTTTCGGCCAGGATGAACCAGACGCCCCTGATCATCACGGCGGGCAACCAGACCCGCGAGATGCTCCTCATGGAGCCGTGGCTCACCAATGTGCAGCCAGCGGAACTGCCCAAGCCCTGGGTCAAGTGGAGTTACGAACCTGTGCGGGCGGAGGATGTTCCCGCGGCCTTTATGCGGGCGTATGCCATGGCATTGCAGCCCCCGGCCGGGCCTGTATTTCTGTCCATCCCCCTTGACGACTGGGACAAACCCGCCATGGGCGAACCAGTGGCGCGGTGCGTGGCGCCCCGCATCGGGCCTGATCCCGAGCGCATCGCCAAATTTGCCGACGTGCTCTCCAAGGCCAAAAACCCCGCGCTTATCTATGGTGCGGCCATTGCCAGGGGCAACGGCTGGAAGCAGGCCATTGCCCTTGCCGAAAAGCTCAATGCCCCCGTTTGGGCGGCTCCCGCTTCGGAGCGGCCCCCCTTCCCCGAAGACCACCCCCTTTATGCCGGGGGCCTGCCCTTTGCCATTGGGCCGCTGGCCAAAAAACTCGACGGTCACGATGTGGCCATTGTCATCGGCGCGCCGGTTTTTCGCTACTACCCCTACGTGAAAGGCCCCTATATTCCAGAAAAACTGCACCTGCTGCACATTTCTGACGACCCGGAAGAAACCGGACGCGCTCCTGTGGGCGACAGCATGCTCTGCGACGCTGTACTGGCGCTGGAAGCGCTGGAAGCCCGCGTCAAGGCGCGCACCTCTGCCCCCAAGGTCAAAAAACAGGCCCAGCGCATGGCCCCGCAACCAGCCGCGCCCGAGCCTTGCCAATGCAATATGCTGACAGCACTGGAGCTTTTTAAAACCCTGCACGAAGCCACCCCTGACGAGACCGTTCTGGTGGTAGAATCGCCGTCCAACCTCGGCGAGTTGCACGCGGCCTGGCCGGTGAAGCTGCCAGACACTCTCTATACCTTTGCCAGCGGCAGCCTTGGCTGGAACCTGCCCGCCAGCGTGGGCATTGCTCTGGCAGAACGCGACAGTGGCCGCAACCGTCCGGTTTTGGCCATTATTGGCGACGGTTCCATGCAATATTCTGTTCAGGGACTCTGGACGGCGGCACAGCTTGAACTGCCCATTCTCTTTGTCATACCCAAAAACAGCGAGTACGCCATCCTGAAATCCTTTGCCGCCCTGGAAAAAACCACCGGCGTCCCCGGTCTTGACCTGCCCGGCCTTGACCTCGTCTCCCTTGCCAGGGGCTATGGCTGCGAAGCCCTGCGCATCGAAAACGCGGACGGCGTGCGCAAGGCCTGCGCTCAGGCTTTCAAGCGTTCTGGCCCCACCCTGCTTGAAGTTCCCATCCTTCCCACCATTCCTTCCCTGCTGTAGCAAAAAACGCTGCCCGGCCTTGTAAAAGGCCGGGCAGCGACTGTTCACCCGTCAGCAGCCGTGGGCTCTGCACGGACGCGGCAGCGTTGTGGACGCCCCGCACACAAAGGTTTTAGGGGGTGGGGGCGTGGGGGAGGCGACCCTTTTGCAAAAGGGTCCCTCCCCCACAAAACATTCCCTCCCCACAAAGTATTCCTTCCCCACAAAACATTACCGCCCCCACAAAGCATTACCCACTTTTTTCCTTGAACTTGCGCTGCGCCTCACGGACAGCCATGGCTTCACGTGACTTTCGGGCTTTTTCCTCTTCTGCGCGGCGCTGCTTGCGAACACGTTCAAGCCGTGCCTGCTGGGCCTGCTCACGTTGCAACCGCGCCTGTTCCAGCAGTTTTTCGCGTTTGCTGTCAAAAACAAGGGTGGAACGCAGGGCCGCAATGCCGAGGGCCACAACGGACACGATGAGGATAAGCACCTTCTGTATGGACCACTGATCGTCGCCCAGAACGTCACGCAGCCAGCCCAGGCGCAGGTTGTCGCCCCAAAAGACCACGACGGGCACGCCAATAAAGCAGAGCAGCAGCCCGATGAGCTCAATCCACAAAAATGTTTTGCCCATGGTGAGGCCGAAAAGCGTACCGTCGCGCACCATACGCAAGAATTGCAGACGCTTGCGCAGATTGCGCAGCAGTTCCGCCAGGCGCGGCGTATCGGCCTGCGTACGCCCGAAGGATTCTGCTTCCTTGAAATTGCAGGAAAAGGCGCGGTTGATAATGCCCGCGCTCTCATTGAAGTCGCGGCTGAACTGGCGCAGAGCAGCGGGAAAGGGAAACCATGAGGCTTCGTCGCGAATTTCTTGAATAATATCAAGATAATATTTGTACTTATTGCGCAGTTCTTCCACTTCGTGGCTGATGCAGGTTTCAAGCTCTTTTTCCAGAACCGGCAGTTCTTCCACGACCTTGAGGTAGGCAATATAGTTATTGGTATTGGCGAGTTTTTCCAGTTGCCGCACCTTTGCCCCAAGCTGCAACTGCACGAGATGCTCCGGCGGAAACCAGTCGTCAAGCCGGTCACGCAGGGAATTGATGGACCCGCCGTCCGCCTCGGCCTTTTTCTTGGCCTCGGCCCACAGGTCGTACAGGGAAGAAAGAATGAGCAGACGCCCCCGCTCCAGGGCCGGGTCCACCAGCACGCGGTTGAAGTACGTGGGATCTTCGCGGATAAGTTTTACCAGCAGATCCTGCACAGCCTCGGCAAAGCCCATTTTGACCTTGCAGGCCATTTCACGGTAGCGGACTTCGCGCCATTGGGGCATGACGCGCCATATCTGGGCATACTGCTCAATGGCCGTGCCAAAATGCCCCTGCTCTTCCTCGAGCCTGGCTTGCAAAAACTCGTTCCATGCCTGAAGCATGGGCGATGGGGCGAGCATGGCCGCTTCGCCAAAGGCTGCGGTGGCTCGGGGGAAGTCCTGCCGTTGCACGTGGCAGAAGCCCAGAACCATCCGCAAACGCCAGTCGCGTGGTTGCCGTCCAATGCTCAGGCTTGTTTTTTTGTCAATTTCTGCCAGCCCTTCGGGCGGGGCGGCGGCAAGCTTTTTCAGCAAATCCCAGGCCGGGCTGTCGTCATGGGGGGGCGGGGTCTCGCCTGGTTCGGGGTCACGCATGCGGTACAGCCAGTGCTGGGGCACATGGCGCAACTGGCACATGCCATTGATGTCCAGCACGCCTTGCAGCACGAGCGCCGCGTCGCCGCCTTCCGCCAGCAGGATGTCATAGCCCGCCGTATGCTGTTCGGTAAGCACCTGCTCGATGCGGCGAAAGCCGACGTTGATGGCGTCCAGATCCAGATTCGCCACATTGTCCCACAAATCCCGTCCACTGGGCGGGCATTGGCGTGTGGGGCACTGGGCTGCCGTGTGGCCGTGGATGCCGCAATAAAAACATCCGGCTTCCCCCGCGTCGCCCGCTGTGAGCTGGGCGGGCATGAGCAGGGGGATGGAACGCTCGCTGAGGCTGTTTTCGTCCAGCAGCACGTTGCACCAGCTGTCCATGCTCATCTGTTCGCCGGTATACCGCAGATCGCGAACCGTAAAGCCCTCGCCCAGCAGATAGGCGTTGCGATAGCTCAGGTAGGGGAAGTCCGGCATGAGGTTGTCCCACTGCAGGCCGATCTTCTTGGGCAGGTCGCTGTTGAAATTGAGATTGTTGCGGTCGGCAACCACGCAGACGCAAGGCCAGCAGGCCCCGTTCTCCTTGTCGCAGCCTTGCAGATATTCGCGCAGAAAGGTGCGCAGCATAAGCAGATTGTCCATGGCCAGCATCACAAAGGAGCCGCTGACGATGGACTTTATCTTGAGCCGCTGCAACAGCGCCTCGATCTTTTTGAACATGGCGCTCCAGCCGCTCTGGAAGGCCTTGTCCAAAGGGCTGCCCAGGGGGTGCAGGAGAACGAACCATGCCTGGGTGGAGGCATAGGGCATGCGCACGTCCACCAACATGGTGGCCCAGTCCACGGCGCTCATGCCCTGGCGGCCGGGGCTGCGCTCAAAATCGATGCCGGGGAGGTTTTTTTTGCCTTCGCGACTCTTGGGATGCACCCATACTTCAAGGCTGTCGCGCACCAGCATTTCCTGCGTCTGCAGGGCGCCGTCCAGCAAAAGATTCACGTCGCGCTTGCGGCCAAACTGCAGGCGTCCGGGAAAAAGCTCTATGCTTACAGACAGTTCGTTGAAATTGCCCCAGACCATAAGCCGGGCCAATGCCAGAAAGACGTCATCGGTAAAAAAGAACCACAGGGCCTGCTCTTCTTCTTCGCCCACCAGCATGCCGCCGTAGTTGAGCAGCGTCTGCCCCACGGCAGGAGCCAGTTTGCCATGCCAGCAGACCCACAGAACATGGCCCATGGTGCTCATGCTCATGTCTTGCGTGTCGGGAAGACGGGACAATAACTGCGATAGCTGGGCCATGAACAAAATCCTTTATGAAGGCGCGGGCCTGGTATAGACTGCCCAACGCCACAATCGGATGTGGATCAAAACAAGGCGGTTCCGCATGGATATTAACAAAACTCTTCAGGAACTCAAAGCCCGTCCCGGCTTCACCGAGCACGTGGGCATGATGCTCGTTCATAATGGCGTGGTACGGGGCTGGTCCCGCAACGATCGCTCCCCGGTCACTTCGGTAGACATCACGCCCGACCGGAAAAAGATGGCCGCCATTGTGGCCGAGATGGAGCAGCGCCCCGGCATTTTCGCCATTGTGGCCGATGCCGAGGAAGGCCTGCTCAAACCCGGCGACGACGTGCTCTTTCTGGTTGTGGCCGGCGACATACGCGAAAACGTCAAGGCCGTCTTTGCAGAGCTGCTGGACAGGATCAAGGCCGAAGCCGTCATAAAGCAGGAACATCTGCAAGACTGATCGCCAAACGTGACGCCCAAGCCTTACGCGACGCCAAGCCAGACTGAACGCCAAGCCAAACGGGATGCCAGGACTGACCGCCCAACCTGGCCAAAAGATTGACCAAAAGGCTGACCGTCATAACTGGCCGCCACCCCTGGCAGCAAGGCTGGCTGCACGTCTGACTGCAAGGCTGGCTGCGGCCCTGCCCAGCGCCCCCAAAAAATGGTTTCGCGGGCAGTGCTCTTTGTATTATATCGGCAGGGATAACAGAAGAATAAGTCCTGTGGCGAGAATAAGTCCTGCGGCTATTTTTCTTCCTGCCCGACATCGGCAGCTGCCGCGCGCCAAGGAGCTTCGGCAATATACCCGCACGCAGCGTGCCCGGCCGTCGCGCATGCGGCTTGCCGTGCCGAATCGATCACGGTCGCAGGGAATGTCGCAGGGGGTAAGTTTGTTCACCGTCACGCATGCGGCTTGCCGTGCCGCCACGGCGCGGCGGTCCCAATTTCACCTTTTCCGGCGGAGGCCGCGCCCGCCAGCATTGCCAACCCGGCATTTATGTCTTATTTTAGTGAGATGCCGCCAGCCCCCCAGGCTGCTCAGGACCGTGGGCCCTGAGCTTGCGCCGACGCGCCATAATGGCGTGTGCATCCGGGCCAATGGCGGCTTGCCCGTGCCCAACAGAGGAGACTTCATGTTCGGCTTTCTTTTCAAAAAAATATTCGGCAGCAAAAACGAACGTTATTTGCGCCGTCTGCGCCCCCTTGTGCAGCGTATCAATGCCTTGGAACCACAGATGCAGGAATTGGCGGACGAGGACTTCCCCCCCCGCATTCTCCAGTACAAAGATGCCGTCCAGCAGGAAGGCCAGAGCCTGGACGCCCTGCTTCCCGAGGTATTCGCCCTGGTGCGCGAGGCTTCGCGCCGCGTGCTGGGCATGCGCCACTATGACGTGCAGCTTATCGGCGGCATGGTGCTGCACAAGGGCAAAATCGCCGAAATGAAGACTGGTGAAGGCAAAACCCTTGTGGCCACCCTGCCGGTGGTGCTCAACGCGCTGTCGGGCAAGGGCGTGCATGTGGTCACGGTCAACGACTATCTGGCCAAGCGTGACTCGGCCTGGATGGGCCAGTTGTACGGCTTTTTGGGGCTGACCACGGGCGTCATCGTTCACGGTCTTGATGATGAAGAGCGCAAGCAGCAGTACGCCGCCGACATCACCTACGGCACCAACAACGAGTTCGGTTTCGACTATTTGCGCGACAACATGAAGTTCTACGGCCATCAGCTGGTGCAGCGCGGCCACAATTACGCCATTGTGGACGAAGTGGACTCCATCCTCATTGACGAAGCCAGAACGCCGCTCATCATTTCCGGCGCTTCCGACGAATCCGTGGGCTTTTACCGCACTGTGGACGAAATAGTCCGCAGGCTCCAGCCCGAGCACTACACCATTGACGAGAAAGCGCGCACCGCCATGCTTACCGACGAGGGCGTGGCCTACTGCGAAGAGATGCTCAAGGTCGACAACCTCTTTGACCCCGCCAATATCACGGCGCAGCATCACGTCATGCAGTCGCTCAAGGCGCACCAGATTTTCAAGCGCGATGTGGACTACATCGTGCAGGACGATCAGGTGGTCATTGTTGACGAATTTACGGGCCGCCTCATGGCTGGCCGCCGCTATTCCGACGGCCTGCACCAGGCCCTGGAAGCCAAGGAAGGCGTGACCATCGCCGCTGAAAACCAGACGCTGGCCTCCATCACCTTCCAGAACTACTTTCGCCTGTACGAAAAACTTTCGGGCATGACGGGCACGGCCGACACCGAAGCCGTGGAATTCCACCAGATCTACAATCTGGAGGTCATCTCCATTCCGCCCAACCGGCCCATGGTGCGCAAGGATTACCCCGACCTCATCTACCGCAGCCGTCAGGAAAAGTTCGACGCCATTGTGGAAGCCATCACCGAGCTGCACAAAAAAGGCCAGCCCGTGCTTGTGGGCACCATTTCCATTGAAACGTCCGAAATGCTTTCGCACCGCCTGAGCAAGCTGGGCGTTCCCCACAACGTGCTCAACGCCAAGCAGCACGAAAAAGAAGCCGAAATCGTGGCTCAGGCCGGTCAGGCGGGCAAGGTCACCATTGCCACCAACATGGCCGGACGCGGCACGGACATCGTGCTGGGCGAAGGCGTGGTGGATCTGGGCGGCCTGCACATCCTCGGCACCGAGCGGCACGAAAGCCGCCGCATCGACAACCAGTTGCGCGGCCGTTCAGGCCGTCAGGGCGACCCCGGCTCCTCCCGTTTTTACCTGTCGCTTGAGGACGACCTCATGCGTCTTTTCGGCTCTGACCGCATCAAGGGCCTGATGGAAAAACTGGGCCTGCGTGATGGCGAAGCCATTGAAAACGCCATGGTCACCCGTGCGGTTGAAGGCGCGCAAAAGCGCGTTGAAGCGCATCACTTTGAAATTCGTAAAACCCTGCTGGATTATGACAACGTCATGAACCAGCAGCGCGAAGTCATCTACGCGCTGCGCCGTGAAATCATGGTGGAAGCCGACCTTGACCCGGTCATGGACGAGTTCATGAACGACGTGCTGGACGACGTGTACGGCTCCATTGAAAACGTGCCCGTGGACGATCAGGACGGCCTCCGTCAGGCGGCCTTTGCCCGCCTGCGCGACGTATTCAACCTTGACCGCGTGCTGCCCGAAAACGCCCGCCTGCCCGAACGCGAGGAGTGCGCCCCCCTGGTGCACAAGATTCTTGACAGTCTCAGGGCCGAAACCGGCGACAGCTACCGCGACATCCAGCGCTACTTCATGCTTGAAGAGCTTGACCGCAGCTGGAAGGAACACTTGCGCAACATGGACGCCCTGCGTGACGGCATAGGACTGCGCGGCTACGGCCAGCGCGACCCCAAGCTGGAATACAAGCGTGAAGGCTTTGAACTGTTCCAGTCCATGCTCTTCCAGATACGCGAGAGCGTGTTCCGCGCCCTGACCAGAATCCGCGTGGCCCCCGCCGAGCCTGTGGTGGACGCCATTGAGGTGGCCCCCGAAGAGGCCGCGCCTCAGGGCCAGCCCCTTGCGCGTGAATTCCGCCATAAGGAGCGGGCCAGCAGCCTGTCCTACTCCGGCGGCGGCGATGCAGATGCCTCCAACACCCCGGCCAAGGCCGCGCCCCGTATTGGCCGCAACGACCCCTGCCCCTGCGGCAGCGGCAAAAAGTACAAAAAGTGCTGCGGCGTGGATAAATAGCAGCCGCGCCTCGCCGGGCTGCAACGCCAAACTGCGTCCCATACAGGGTACCCCGCACGGGGGAGCATGACCAACCACGGGCAGCATAGCCAGCAGCATGCCCGGCAGCACAACAATACAATGAACCGACAAAGAGGGGGTCGCGCAAAGCGCGGCCCCCTCTTGAACATTTTAACTTTGAAATGCTTCACATTTCAAAGTTTTCATTCAGCCGAAAAATGCGATTTGCGGCTGAATCCACGCCACGTTGTGGCGCGCTGTGCTTTTGCACAGCGTTAGAGCATTTACACTTTTTCAAAGTGTAAATGCTCTATTTGTATCTGAACCTGAAACAGGAATAAAAGTTTTAGGGGGTGGGGGTATGGGGGAGGCGACCTTTTTTCAAAAAGGTCCCTCCCCCAAAAGAAGATGTTACGCCATATCTTCCGTAAGGATCATGTTGCGGGCCGCCGCCGTTTCGTCCATGCGGCGCGCGGGCAGGGTCACGGGAGCGTCCAGCAGGGCCTGCGGGTCGCTCTTGGCCACGAGCATGATGTCTTCCAGAGCCTGCACAAAGGAGTCCAGGGTTTCCTTGCTTTCCGTTTCCGTGGGTTCGGCCATGATGCACTCATGGACGATCAGCGGGAAGTAGATGGTGGGCGCGTGGAAACCACGGTCCAGCAGGGCTTTGGCTATATCCAGTGCGCGGGTTCCCTGAGGCGCGGAGGCCACGAACTCGTGAGCGCACAGCCGTGCGGCATAGGGGATGTCCAGGACTTTTTCCAGACGCTTTTTCAGATAGTTGGCGTTGAGCACCGCGTATTCCGAAGCTCTGGTGAGCCCTTCGGCTCCGAGGCGCATCATGTAGGCAAGCGCACGAATCAGTATGCCGAAGCTGCCGTAGAAAGGCCCCATATAGCCGATGGACTGCGGCACGTTGTAATCAAGGGTGAACATGCCGTCCGGCCCCTTGCGCACGCGCGGGGCGGGCAGGAAGGGAATGAGGCGCTCGCCCACGCCAACGGGCCCGGCGCCGGGGCCGCCGCCGCCGTGCGGGGTGGACAGGGTTTTGTGCACGTTGAGGTGCACCACGTCAAAGCCCACGTCGCCCACGCGCATCTTGCCCATGATGGCGTTCATGTTGGCGCCGTCATAGTACAGCAGGGCGTCGATCTTGCGCAGTTCCGCCACGATGCGGGGCAGATGCACTTCCATAAGTCCCAGCGTGTTGGGGCAGGTCATCATGAGGCCCGCCACGTCTTCGCCGTGCTTCTGGATGGCGGCCACGATGGCATCGGGGTCAACCATGCCGTCGCGGGATTCGATATTGATGGTCTCAAAGCCCGCCAGAGCCGCCGAAGCGGGGTTGGTGCCGTGGGCGGCGTCGGGAATGAGTATTTTTTGGCGGTTACGGCCCTTGGCCTTGTGGTAGGCGGCGATGAGCTTGACGCCCACGAACTCGCCGTTGGCCCCTGCCATGGGCTGCAGGGTAAAGGCCTTCATGCCGGTGAGTTCGCAGAGCAGGTTTTCGGCCTGATACACGCACTCAAGCGCGCCCTGGGTGCAGCCAACGCCGCTGCCCAGTTGGGCGAGCATGGGGTGCAGACGCGTAAAGCCGGGCAGCGAGGCCACATACTCCGTGAACTTGGGGTTGTACTTCATTGTGCAGGAGCCAAGCGGATAGAAATTGGCGTCCACACAATAGTTGAGTTTGGAAAGCCCGGTAAAATGGCGCACCACGTCCAGTTCGGAGCATTGGGGCAAACGGGGCTCTTCCTTGCGCAGCAAGCCAGCGGGCAGCATGTCCGCAGCCTTGGGGGCGTCGGATTCTAAGCAAAAGGCGCTGCGACCGGGCACGGATTTTGCGAATATGGTTTTCACAACAGACCTCCCACGGTTTCGGCCAGCATGCCGATCTGCTGACGGCTGTTGCGTTCGGTGCAGGCCAGCAGCAAGACGTTTTCCATGCCGGGATAGTACCGGCCAAGAGGATAACCGGGCACGCAACCGTGTCCGGCCAGGGCGTCCACCAGCGACTGGGCCGGGATGGGCAGACGCAGGGCCACTTCATTGCCGTAAGGAGCGTCGTTGAGCAGCTCAATGCCCTTGATGGCGGTGAGGCGTTCCACGGCGTAGCGGGTAAGGGCCATGTTGTTTTCAGCCAGCCGCGTGAGGCC
The window above is part of the Desulfovibrio sp. genome. Proteins encoded here:
- a CDS encoding molybdenum cofactor biosynthesis protein MoaE, which encodes MDINKTLQELKARPGFTEHVGMMLVHNGVVRGWSRNDRSPVTSVDITPDRKKMAAIVAEMEQRPGIFAIVADAEEGLLKPGDDVLFLVVAGDIRENVKAVFAELLDRIKAEAVIKQEHLQD
- the secA gene encoding preprotein translocase subunit SecA — protein: MFGFLFKKIFGSKNERYLRRLRPLVQRINALEPQMQELADEDFPPRILQYKDAVQQEGQSLDALLPEVFALVREASRRVLGMRHYDVQLIGGMVLHKGKIAEMKTGEGKTLVATLPVVLNALSGKGVHVVTVNDYLAKRDSAWMGQLYGFLGLTTGVIVHGLDDEERKQQYAADITYGTNNEFGFDYLRDNMKFYGHQLVQRGHNYAIVDEVDSILIDEARTPLIISGASDESVGFYRTVDEIVRRLQPEHYTIDEKARTAMLTDEGVAYCEEMLKVDNLFDPANITAQHHVMQSLKAHQIFKRDVDYIVQDDQVVIVDEFTGRLMAGRRYSDGLHQALEAKEGVTIAAENQTLASITFQNYFRLYEKLSGMTGTADTEAVEFHQIYNLEVISIPPNRPMVRKDYPDLIYRSRQEKFDAIVEAITELHKKGQPVLVGTISIETSEMLSHRLSKLGVPHNVLNAKQHEKEAEIVAQAGQAGKVTIATNMAGRGTDIVLGEGVVDLGGLHILGTERHESRRIDNQLRGRSGRQGDPGSSRFYLSLEDDLMRLFGSDRIKGLMEKLGLRDGEAIENAMVTRAVEGAQKRVEAHHFEIRKTLLDYDNVMNQQREVIYALRREIMVEADLDPVMDEFMNDVLDDVYGSIENVPVDDQDGLRQAAFARLRDVFNLDRVLPENARLPEREECAPLVHKILDSLRAETGDSYRDIQRYFMLEELDRSWKEHLRNMDALRDGIGLRGYGQRDPKLEYKREGFELFQSMLFQIRESVFRALTRIRVAPAEPVVDAIEVAPEEAAPQGQPLAREFRHKERASSLSYSGGGDADASNTPAKAAPRIGRNDPCPCGSGKKYKKCCGVDK
- a CDS encoding DVU0772 family protein, whose translation is MSQLKDFALYDIDWNLTPEHAVTMYLEWGNNDWHSEYPPVRSKDDVAHYFVVDSWQSPPMVRLVRRNSERADDLISLPLPKNLMAEFRKEHGDWRGISAPTPEVKSWLKHELEQD
- the gcvPB gene encoding aminomethyl-transferring glycine dehydrogenase subunit GcvPB — encoded protein: MKTIFAKSVPGRSAFCLESDAPKAADMLPAGLLRKEEPRLPQCSELDVVRHFTGLSKLNYCVDANFYPLGSCTMKYNPKFTEYVASLPGFTRLHPMLAQLGSGVGCTQGALECVYQAENLLCELTGMKAFTLQPMAGANGEFVGVKLIAAYHKAKGRNRQKILIPDAAHGTNPASAALAGFETINIESRDGMVDPDAIVAAIQKHGEDVAGLMMTCPNTLGLMEVHLPRIVAELRKIDALLYYDGANMNAIMGKMRVGDVGFDVVHLNVHKTLSTPHGGGGPGAGPVGVGERLIPFLPAPRVRKGPDGMFTLDYNVPQSIGYMGPFYGSFGILIRALAYMMRLGAEGLTRASEYAVLNANYLKKRLEKVLDIPYAARLCAHEFVASAPQGTRALDIAKALLDRGFHAPTIYFPLIVHECIMAEPTETESKETLDSFVQALEDIMLVAKSDPQALLDAPVTLPARRMDETAAARNMILTEDMA
- the mdlC gene encoding benzoylformate decarboxylase; the encoded protein is MVMTIREATFKLLRQLGLTTIFGNPGSTEETFLKDFPKDFRYIHTLHEASAVGAADGYAQATRRPALVNLHTSAGVCNAMSNILSARMNQTPLIITAGNQTREMLLMEPWLTNVQPAELPKPWVKWSYEPVRAEDVPAAFMRAYAMALQPPAGPVFLSIPLDDWDKPAMGEPVARCVAPRIGPDPERIAKFADVLSKAKNPALIYGAAIARGNGWKQAIALAEKLNAPVWAAPASERPPFPEDHPLYAGGLPFAIGPLAKKLDGHDVAIVIGAPVFRYYPYVKGPYIPEKLHLLHISDDPEETGRAPVGDSMLCDAVLALEALEARVKARTSAPKVKKQAQRMAPQPAAPEPCQCNMLTALELFKTLHEATPDETVLVVESPSNLGELHAAWPVKLPDTLYTFASGSLGWNLPASVGIALAERDSGRNRPVLAIIGDGSMQYSVQGLWTAAQLELPILFVIPKNSEYAILKSFAALEKTTGVPGLDLPGLDLVSLARGYGCEALRIENADGVRKACAQAFKRSGPTLLEVPILPTIPSLL